A section of the Roseivirga sp. BDSF3-8 genome encodes:
- a CDS encoding murein L,D-transpeptidase catalytic domain family protein, with product MKTLLPLFFVLAGAFAACNDQKEQSSDKNLLEAEAERLEEEYETALHKDIPAADSTSYVMDSLKDFPIKKSIELRLNAATFEDSLQSIYRRLNLDSANLPYDVFRMGMIGHYNLRMEGALGDRDILTLIDFTQSSCDKRFYTLDLDSMKILFNTYVAHGRNSGGNFASSFSNLSGSNQSSLGFFVTAETYTGSKGYSMRLDGQEAGINDKVRERAVVMHEAKYVSEDWISKYGRLGRSLGCPALPEGISRTVIDSIKNGTTLFAYYNDSTYLNASRYLDLDQLMRGGEIVEEVATPLLNPIN from the coding sequence ATGAAGACACTACTTCCCCTATTTTTTGTGCTTGCGGGAGCTTTTGCTGCATGCAATGATCAAAAGGAACAATCCTCTGACAAGAACTTACTGGAAGCCGAAGCGGAGCGACTGGAAGAGGAATACGAAACAGCGCTGCATAAGGACATCCCAGCCGCCGACTCTACTTCGTATGTGATGGACAGCCTGAAGGACTTCCCCATCAAAAAAAGTATTGAGCTGCGCCTGAATGCCGCTACCTTTGAGGACTCCCTCCAATCGATATACCGCCGCCTTAATCTTGACTCTGCGAACCTCCCGTATGATGTGTTCCGTATGGGTATGATTGGGCACTATAATCTGCGGATGGAAGGGGCTCTGGGTGACCGGGATATCCTCACCCTTATAGACTTTACCCAGTCCAGTTGCGATAAGCGCTTTTACACGCTGGACCTCGACAGCATGAAGATCCTCTTTAATACGTATGTGGCCCATGGACGCAACTCGGGCGGCAACTTTGCCTCATCGTTCTCTAACCTGAGCGGCAGCAACCAGTCCAGCCTGGGCTTTTTTGTAACGGCAGAGACCTACACGGGCAGCAAAGGCTACAGCATGCGGCTGGATGGCCAGGAAGCAGGCATTAATGATAAGGTAAGGGAAAGGGCCGTAGTGATGCATGAAGCCAAGTATGTAAGCGAGGACTGGATCAGCAAGTATGGCCGCCTGGGCCGTAGCCTTGGCTGCCCGGCTCTGCCGGAGGGCATAAGCCGCACCGTGATAGACTCGATCAAGAACGGCACCACCCTGTTTGCTTACTATAATGACAGTACTTACCTCAATGCCAGCCGGTATCTGGACCTGGATCAGCTAATGCGGGGTGGGGAGATCGTGGAAGAAGTGGCTACGCCTCTCTTAAATCCAATAAATTAA
- the lipA gene encoding lipoyl synthase, whose product MIELPVIPEEATTKRKRNKPDWLRVKLPVGKEYARVRKLVDKHKLHTICESGNCPNMGECWGRGTATFMILGNVCTRSCSFCAVATGRPPEYDEDEPRRVAEAIKLMEVKHAVLTSVNRDELKDRGAEIWYQTVVETKRLSPETTIETLIPDVKGNWDALYRMIEGGQEVVSHNMETVERLYRRVRPQAKYARSLEQTRLTKEAGMRTKTGIMLGLGETDDEVFKAMDDLAANGCDILTLGQYLQPTKMHIEVAEFVHPDKFAFFKEEGERRGIKYVESGPLVRSSYHAEKHVHV is encoded by the coding sequence ATGATTGAATTGCCTGTCATACCGGAAGAGGCCACCACCAAGCGAAAGCGCAACAAGCCTGACTGGCTCAGGGTGAAGCTTCCGGTAGGAAAAGAATATGCCCGCGTGCGCAAGCTTGTGGACAAACATAAACTTCATACCATTTGTGAAAGTGGCAACTGCCCTAACATGGGCGAATGCTGGGGACGTGGCACCGCTACTTTCATGATACTGGGTAACGTATGTACACGTAGCTGTTCATTCTGTGCCGTGGCTACCGGGCGCCCGCCTGAGTACGACGAGGATGAACCCCGCCGTGTGGCCGAAGCCATCAAACTGATGGAAGTGAAGCACGCCGTACTTACTTCTGTTAACCGTGACGAACTGAAGGACCGTGGTGCTGAAATATGGTACCAGACGGTAGTAGAGACCAAGCGCCTGAGTCCGGAAACGACTATAGAAACCCTCATACCCGATGTAAAAGGTAACTGGGACGCCCTGTATCGTATGATAGAAGGCGGCCAGGAGGTGGTGTCTCATAATATGGAGACGGTGGAACGCCTGTACCGCCGGGTAAGGCCACAAGCTAAATATGCACGAAGCCTGGAGCAAACGCGCCTGACTAAAGAGGCCGGCATGCGCACCAAAACCGGTATCATGCTTGGCTTAGGCGAGACGGACGATGAGGTATTTAAGGCCATGGATGACCTGGCAGCTAACGGATGTGACATCCTGACGCTGGGGCAGTACCTCCAGCCTACCAAAATGCACATAGAGGTGGCTGAGTTTGTACACCCGGATAAGTTTGCCTTCTTTAAAGAAGAGGGTGAGCGCCGCGGAATAAAATATGTGGAGAGTGGCCCGCTGGTACGCTCTTCTTACCATGCCGAGAAGCACGTGCATGTGTAA
- a CDS encoding OsmC family protein translates to MTTISSKYLGTLRTESTHDQSGTTLVTDAPKDNRGKGESFSPTDLAATALGTCIVTTMAIRANDLGVAVENMTFKTEKIMAANPRRIETIRVHIEWETPQGTEEQREKLKAAGLSCPVGLSLHPNLKQDVTFNF, encoded by the coding sequence ATGACAACAATCTCATCAAAATACCTTGGTACACTGCGAACAGAAAGTACGCATGACCAGTCAGGTACTACCCTGGTAACGGACGCGCCAAAAGATAACCGCGGCAAGGGAGAGTCTTTCTCACCCACCGACCTGGCAGCTACCGCCCTTGGCACCTGCATTGTGACTACTATGGCTATCCGGGCTAATGACCTCGGGGTCGCCGTAGAAAATATGACCTTTAAAACTGAAAAGATCATGGCGGCTAATCCACGCCGTATAGAAACCATCCGTGTGCATATAGAGTGGGAGACCCCGCAGGGCACGGAAGAGCAGCGCGAAAAGCTGAAAGCTGCCGGCCTTAGCTGTCCCGTAGGCCTGAGCCTGCACCCTAATCTGAAGCAGGACGTAACGTTTAACTTCTGA
- the ytxJ gene encoding bacillithiol system redox-active protein YtxJ, translating into MNWHNLTDTAQIEEIKEDSKDRPVLVFKHSTRCSISSMALNRLERKWNDSEMDGLMPYYLDLVRYREVSNEVAQAFGIAHESPQVLLISNGECVYHTSHTGISYPDLKGKFDSLPG; encoded by the coding sequence ATGAACTGGCACAACCTTACCGACACGGCGCAGATAGAAGAGATAAAAGAGGACAGCAAGGACCGTCCCGTTTTGGTATTCAAGCATAGTACCCGCTGCTCTATCAGCAGCATGGCCCTGAACAGGCTGGAGAGAAAATGGAATGATAGCGAAATGGACGGGCTCATGCCCTACTACCTGGACCTGGTACGTTACCGTGAGGTAAGCAACGAGGTGGCCCAGGCATTTGGCATTGCTCATGAGTCACCCCAGGTGCTGCTTATCAGTAATGGCGAATGTGTATATCACACAAGCCACACCGGCATATCTTACCCCGACCTTAAGGGCAAATTTGATAGCCTGCCAGGGTGA
- a CDS encoding thiamine pyrophosphate-dependent enzyme, with protein MKFDRKKYSDKTLTDLYEALLLPRMIEEKMLILLRQNRISKWFSGIGQEAISVGATKAIKEDEYILPMHRNLGVFTSRSMPLDKLFAQFQGKLHGYTKGRDRSFHFGAPEHHIVGMISHLGPQLALADGIALRGMLKGEKRATVVFSGDGGTSEGDFHEALNVAAVWDLPVIFVIENNGYGLSTPSSEQFRFKHFIDKGPGYGMEAVQVDGNNILEVYDTIKFLAQSIRRKPRPVLVEAMTFRMRGHEEASGTKYVPQELFDQWAKKDPVENFEKYLLKEKVLDQKKIDAIRARHKEAIEAGLETAYSMPRPEASTEAEMADIYVPHEQKVVSPAGKGKSPKRLVDAVSDGLRQSMEKYPELVIMGQDVAEYGGVFKITEGFVEAFGRERVRNTPLCESAIVGTALGMAIHGGKSVVEMQFADFVTCGFNQIVNNLAKIHYRWGQAADVVVRMPTGAGVAAGPFHSQSNEAWFVHTPGLKVVFPSTPQDAKGLLAAAIEDPNPVMFFEHKALYRSLTEDIPDDYYTVELGKARTVTEGEDLTIITYGMGVHWAQKVMEEIDDATAEILDLRTLLPWDKDAVCAAVEKTGKVIILHEDCLTGGIGGEIAAWIAEHCFTSLDAPVMREASLDTPVPFASELEQNFLPVNRLKKKLIDLLEF; from the coding sequence ATGAAGTTCGACCGGAAGAAGTATAGCGACAAAACCCTGACTGACCTGTACGAAGCCCTGCTGCTTCCCCGCATGATAGAAGAGAAAATGCTCATTCTGCTACGGCAAAACCGCATCAGCAAGTGGTTTAGCGGCATAGGGCAGGAAGCTATCAGCGTAGGGGCTACCAAGGCGATCAAAGAGGATGAGTACATCCTGCCGATGCACCGCAACCTGGGCGTATTCACCTCCCGCAGTATGCCGCTGGACAAGCTCTTTGCACAGTTTCAGGGTAAGCTGCACGGCTATACCAAAGGCCGCGACCGCTCCTTTCACTTTGGTGCACCCGAACACCATATCGTTGGCATGATCAGCCACCTTGGCCCGCAACTGGCCCTGGCGGACGGCATCGCCCTGCGCGGCATGCTCAAGGGCGAAAAGCGGGCGACGGTGGTATTCAGTGGGGATGGCGGCACCAGCGAGGGCGACTTCCACGAAGCGCTTAATGTGGCTGCGGTGTGGGACCTGCCGGTCATCTTTGTGATCGAAAATAATGGCTACGGCCTCAGTACTCCCTCCAGCGAACAGTTCCGCTTTAAGCACTTCATAGATAAGGGCCCGGGTTATGGCATGGAAGCCGTGCAGGTAGACGGCAACAACATCCTGGAGGTATACGACACCATTAAGTTCCTGGCCCAAAGCATACGCCGCAAGCCCCGCCCGGTGCTGGTAGAAGCCATGACCTTTCGCATGCGCGGACACGAGGAAGCGAGTGGCACCAAGTATGTGCCGCAGGAGCTCTTTGACCAGTGGGCTAAAAAAGACCCGGTGGAGAACTTCGAAAAGTACCTGCTGAAGGAAAAGGTGCTGGACCAAAAGAAAATAGATGCCATACGCGCCAGGCATAAAGAAGCCATCGAGGCCGGCCTGGAAACAGCCTACAGCATGCCGCGCCCCGAGGCCAGTACCGAGGCTGAAATGGCTGACATCTACGTGCCGCATGAGCAGAAGGTGGTATCACCTGCAGGAAAAGGGAAAAGTCCGAAGCGCCTGGTAGATGCGGTGTCTGACGGACTGCGCCAGAGCATGGAAAAATATCCTGAACTGGTGATCATGGGACAGGACGTAGCGGAATATGGGGGTGTGTTCAAGATTACCGAGGGCTTTGTAGAGGCTTTTGGCCGCGAGAGGGTACGCAATACTCCTCTCTGTGAAAGCGCCATCGTGGGCACGGCCCTGGGCATGGCCATACACGGCGGCAAGAGTGTGGTGGAGATGCAGTTTGCCGACTTTGTCACCTGCGGCTTTAACCAGATTGTGAATAACCTGGCCAAGATACACTACCGCTGGGGCCAGGCGGCGGATGTGGTGGTCCGCATGCCGACCGGGGCAGGTGTGGCCGCCGGGCCCTTCCACAGCCAGAGCAACGAGGCCTGGTTTGTACACACGCCCGGGCTGAAAGTTGTATTCCCCAGCACGCCGCAGGATGCCAAAGGCCTGCTGGCTGCTGCCATTGAAGACCCTAACCCTGTCATGTTCTTCGAGCACAAGGCCCTGTACCGCAGCCTTACCGAAGATATCCCCGACGACTACTACACCGTAGAGCTAGGCAAAGCCCGCACGGTAACGGAGGGTGAAGACCTCACTATCATCACCTACGGCATGGGCGTGCACTGGGCGCAAAAGGTGATGGAAGAGATAGACGATGCCACTGCTGAAATACTTGACCTGCGTACCCTGCTACCCTGGGACAAGGACGCGGTATGCGCCGCTGTAGAGAAGACCGGCAAGGTGATCATACTGCACGAAGACTGCCTTACCGGGGGCATCGGGGGCGAGATAGCCGCCTGGATCGCGGAGCACTGCTTTACCAGCCTGGACGCTCCCGTTATGCGAGAGGCTTCTTTAGATACACCTGTACCATTTGCCAGTGAATTAGAGCAAAACTTTCTACCTGTCAATCGCCTGAAAAAGAAACTGATAGACCTTTTGGAATTTTAA
- a CDS encoding ABC transporter permease translates to MLKNYFLFALRRLQRNVRYASINTFSLAIGICSCILIGLYIQYETGYDRFHTDSDRIARITMEYAIGGVTNEVALSATKAGPQFSRTFPGVTDYVRTWKGTEVVKHGSDTREEDNVLYADSSLFTVFTFPLIKGNPETALNSTDKVVLTESAARRYFGNEDPVDKVLQIGSTAKSYRVSGVAEDPPPNSQIRFDFVLPFHARYGGEEWFPANYITYLRLHDGRQMGEVSQKIDTYMREVSANELEITGGDYLTYQLEPLEEVHLHSSLDGFEPNGSISSVYILGSIALLIMLIACINYTNLATAQATRRTGEIGIRKALGARKGQLFGQMLGESAFLTFTAMLLATGSAYLLLPLLNSLTGAQIAFASLWQPIPLAALLLLFVVVSLCSGAYPAFILSNFKLVDILKSKVRLTASGGFGRQSLIVFQFAISIFLIIATIIISQQLSFIQSKDLGYDKEHVLVLPVDRTMRPQYDALKDAMALNPGVTGVSGAYETPTYIQWGDAISVEQQGGNKELSVNAIPVDMDFLHTMDIAIVAGSDFTEADYQRPDSAMNVFMLNEAAVAALGWTPQEAVGEIIDKNGRGEIKAVVRDFHFSSLHQSIGPLMIFPDKGLVNEMLVKLSGDDLPATLDRLENTWNQRVTHRPFEYHFLDEEYDDMYRAEQRMGQVVGAFSAIAVLLACLGLFALSAFTTVQRTKEIGIRKVLGASVASITALLSTEFVRLVLVAMVIAMPLAWYGLREWLTDFAYRIDLPVWAFGVAGVLAVILAIIAVSFQTVRAAMSDPVKALKSE, encoded by the coding sequence ATGCTGAAAAACTACTTCCTTTTCGCGCTTCGGCGGCTACAGAGGAATGTGCGCTATGCGTCCATCAATACCTTTAGCCTGGCTATAGGTATCTGTAGCTGCATCCTTATCGGGCTGTACATACAGTATGAGACGGGCTATGACCGGTTTCATACGGACTCAGACCGCATAGCCCGCATCACCATGGAGTATGCGATAGGTGGTGTGACCAATGAGGTGGCCCTTTCGGCGACCAAAGCAGGGCCGCAGTTCAGCCGCACCTTTCCGGGTGTGACTGATTATGTACGCACCTGGAAGGGGACGGAAGTAGTAAAACATGGAAGTGATACACGTGAGGAGGACAATGTGCTTTATGCGGATTCAAGCCTCTTCACCGTATTTACTTTCCCTCTGATTAAAGGCAACCCTGAAACGGCCCTGAATAGTACGGATAAGGTGGTGCTGACGGAAAGTGCGGCCCGCAGATACTTTGGCAACGAAGACCCGGTAGATAAGGTGCTGCAAATAGGCAGCACGGCCAAAAGCTACCGTGTAAGCGGCGTGGCAGAGGACCCACCGCCTAACTCACAGATCCGCTTCGATTTTGTGCTGCCATTCCATGCCCGCTATGGGGGCGAGGAGTGGTTTCCGGCCAACTACATCACGTATCTGCGTCTGCATGATGGCAGACAGATGGGTGAGGTAAGCCAAAAAATAGACACTTATATGCGTGAGGTATCTGCCAATGAACTGGAAATAACGGGGGGCGACTACCTCACCTACCAGCTTGAGCCACTGGAAGAGGTGCACCTGCACTCATCGCTGGACGGCTTTGAGCCTAACGGCAGCATCAGCAGTGTGTATATCCTCGGTAGCATTGCGCTGCTCATCATGCTCATAGCCTGCATCAACTACACTAACCTGGCTACGGCCCAGGCAACAAGGCGCACGGGTGAAATAGGCATCCGCAAGGCGCTGGGGGCCCGCAAAGGGCAGCTATTCGGCCAGATGCTGGGGGAGTCGGCCTTTCTCACCTTTACCGCTATGCTGCTGGCTACAGGCTCTGCCTACCTCCTGCTCCCCTTACTCAACAGCCTCACGGGTGCGCAGATAGCTTTTGCCTCCCTGTGGCAACCTATTCCCCTTGCGGCGCTACTGCTGCTTTTCGTCGTGGTGAGCCTGTGCTCAGGGGCCTACCCTGCCTTTATCCTTTCCAACTTTAAGCTGGTGGATATACTGAAGTCAAAGGTGCGCCTTACTGCCTCGGGTGGCTTTGGCAGGCAGTCTCTCATCGTCTTCCAGTTTGCTATCTCCATCTTCCTCATTATTGCCACTATCATCATAAGCCAGCAGCTATCATTTATCCAAAGCAAAGACCTTGGTTATGATAAGGAACATGTGCTCGTGCTACCGGTAGACCGTACCATGCGCCCGCAGTACGATGCGCTTAAAGATGCCATGGCGCTGAACCCCGGCGTTACAGGCGTAAGCGGAGCCTACGAAACCCCCACCTACATACAGTGGGGCGATGCCATCTCTGTGGAGCAGCAAGGCGGCAATAAAGAACTGTCCGTAAATGCGATCCCTGTAGATATGGACTTTCTGCACACTATGGACATAGCCATAGTAGCCGGAAGTGACTTCACGGAAGCAGACTACCAGCGCCCTGACTCGGCCATGAACGTATTTATGCTAAATGAAGCGGCCGTAGCGGCCCTGGGCTGGACACCGCAGGAGGCGGTGGGTGAGATCATAGATAAGAATGGTCGCGGCGAGATAAAAGCCGTGGTAAGAGACTTTCACTTTTCATCTCTTCACCAATCTATAGGGCCGCTTATGATCTTTCCGGATAAGGGCCTAGTTAATGAAATGCTGGTGAAGCTCTCCGGCGACGACCTGCCTGCCACACTCGATCGCCTGGAAAATACCTGGAACCAGCGGGTGACCCACCGCCCCTTCGAGTACCACTTCCTGGATGAGGAGTATGATGATATGTACCGGGCCGAGCAGCGCATGGGCCAGGTAGTAGGAGCCTTTAGCGCTATTGCGGTTCTACTGGCCTGCCTGGGCCTCTTTGCGCTGTCGGCCTTTACCACCGTACAGCGCACTAAAGAGATTGGTATCCGCAAGGTGCTTGGTGCCAGCGTAGCCAGTATTACGGCTCTGCTGTCTACGGAGTTTGTGAGGCTGGTGCTGGTCGCGATGGTCATAGCCATGCCGCTGGCCTGGTATGGACTGAGGGAGTGGCTCACTGACTTTGCCTACCGCATCGACTTGCCGGTATGGGCCTTTGGGGTAGCAGGTGTACTCGCCGTCATCCTGGCCATTATAGCCGTCAGCTTTCAAACTGTCCGCGCCGCTATGAGCGATCCGGTAAAGGCTCTAAAGAGTGAGTAG
- a CDS encoding DUF3500 domain-containing protein, translating to MRKFSVIVTFLITACLPCVGQTIQDINHEGLALYERLSGDSDLTDVFIAFDDPLRKEWSVIPANGRGVSLERMNSFRTGLDTLLAAVFKEHVQKQLHKLMEAGGPQNFYFAFYGIPDSKKPWGFSLEGSHLSVNITIKGRHFSYTPMLVGAKPARSAPDGEGEVERALAEEEERPVALLNLLSEEQRKEAITSNQSPGQLRYGLRDVLQYNLEGLQYGEVESELDQVFFYKTFSAHVERVHPELSDPVYDRSLDINQGEFQISWKGSDKLDEDHYYMIATPKVLVEYLNKSDSNEALSVLREKSYDFGKEFVEVKEKKLPHGVYMVDYVRSSNEYFHSTHAGFQLYSFEDNGRLIRINPGSDNAVLMYNDSIIRYSLQYYEFIDLKYHWEDGHLIGKSKLPESEVKYSFSPMPGVEDMPDLYVQQAYSLQNSFWYIESDDQSALNKAMVHFIDDDTYTVQFAEPRENGDLVRDGVYYTKVYEGYMVLALKDNYSLGEDYFLFFYQADSEVLKAKGVESIDELIEVKTMDYELNKLPLPTDRTLKKIRSKIIGEWKFEGNVPANNSEDSLSALKYSIQFQDDGKISVAYETMLVDSSGRARRFKGWEKGRWKLSVTGEYLLVDYNGFEDWIRLSNLAGNTMKAQVSLENRKYVTPLIKIDVMLEKETFYQYYIAGFMGLSLVAFGVVKVRRKVKKKKKVSD from the coding sequence ATGAGAAAGTTTTCAGTAATCGTTACGTTTTTGATAACGGCATGCCTTCCATGCGTGGGGCAAACCATACAGGACATTAATCACGAGGGCCTTGCCTTATATGAGAGATTATCCGGAGATTCTGATCTTACGGATGTATTCATAGCGTTTGATGATCCGTTACGGAAGGAGTGGTCGGTGATACCTGCAAATGGACGAGGCGTCAGTTTGGAACGCATGAATTCTTTCCGAACCGGACTCGATACATTGCTCGCAGCTGTGTTCAAAGAGCATGTACAAAAGCAGCTTCACAAATTAATGGAAGCAGGAGGACCACAGAACTTTTACTTTGCCTTTTATGGAATACCTGATTCCAAAAAGCCATGGGGCTTTTCCCTGGAGGGGTCCCATCTGTCTGTAAACATCACAATTAAAGGCCGGCATTTCTCTTACACCCCTATGCTGGTAGGTGCAAAACCTGCCCGGTCAGCACCTGATGGTGAAGGTGAGGTAGAAAGAGCACTCGCTGAGGAGGAGGAAAGGCCTGTGGCATTACTGAACCTTTTATCTGAAGAACAACGAAAAGAAGCTATTACATCTAACCAATCTCCCGGACAACTACGATACGGGCTACGCGATGTCCTTCAATATAATCTTGAAGGACTTCAATATGGTGAAGTAGAATCGGAGCTGGATCAGGTGTTTTTTTATAAAACATTCAGCGCACATGTTGAAAGAGTGCACCCGGAATTGTCTGATCCGGTTTATGACAGGTCTTTAGATATAAATCAGGGTGAGTTTCAAATCTCATGGAAGGGCTCTGATAAACTTGATGAAGATCACTATTACATGATTGCTACACCGAAGGTATTGGTAGAGTACCTAAACAAATCTGACAGCAACGAAGCCCTATCTGTTTTGAGAGAGAAATCTTATGATTTTGGGAAGGAGTTCGTGGAAGTAAAGGAAAAAAAGCTACCTCATGGCGTATACATGGTGGACTATGTAAGATCAAGCAATGAATACTTTCATTCCACACATGCCGGCTTCCAATTATATTCTTTTGAGGATAATGGTAGATTGATAAGGATCAATCCAGGTTCAGACAATGCCGTATTAATGTATAATGACAGCATCATTCGGTACAGTTTGCAATATTATGAGTTTATTGACCTGAAATACCACTGGGAGGATGGTCATTTGATAGGCAAAAGTAAATTACCTGAATCTGAGGTGAAATATAGCTTCTCGCCTATGCCTGGGGTTGAGGATATGCCGGATCTGTACGTACAGCAAGCCTATTCTCTGCAAAATTCTTTCTGGTATATCGAATCAGACGACCAATCTGCATTAAACAAAGCAATGGTACACTTCATTGACGATGACACGTACACTGTTCAGTTTGCAGAGCCGAGAGAAAACGGCGACCTCGTGAGAGATGGCGTTTATTATACTAAAGTTTACGAGGGGTACATGGTGTTGGCTCTCAAAGATAATTATTCACTGGGCGAAGATTACTTTCTGTTTTTCTATCAGGCAGATTCTGAGGTGCTTAAAGCCAAAGGGGTGGAAAGTATCGATGAACTCATCGAGGTGAAAACCATGGATTATGAGCTGAATAAGCTACCACTACCTACTGACAGGACGCTCAAAAAGATACGCAGTAAGATCATAGGAGAATGGAAGTTTGAAGGGAATGTACCAGCGAATAACTCTGAAGATAGCTTGTCTGCTTTAAAGTATAGCATTCAGTTTCAGGATGATGGTAAAATTAGCGTAGCTTATGAAACGATGCTCGTAGATAGCTCCGGGAGGGCGCGGCGCTTCAAAGGCTGGGAAAAAGGCCGGTGGAAGCTGTCTGTAACCGGTGAGTATTTGCTGGTTGATTATAACGGATTTGAAGACTGGATAAGGCTGTCTAATCTGGCCGGTAATACTATGAAAGCACAGGTTTCGCTTGAAAATAGGAAATACGTAACGCCCTTGATTAAGATTGATGTAATGCTGGAAAAGGAAACATTCTACCAATATTATATAGCAGGGTTCATGGGCCTGTCCCTGGTTGCATTCGGGGTCGTAAAGGTCAGGAGAAAGGTTAAAAAGAAGAAAAAGGTGTCTGACTGA
- a CDS encoding pinensin family lanthipeptide: MKRKLSLDDLKVKSFNTSLSATKGGTILYPEPTGIRATDCQCVWSYIQPECQPTNNGCYNSIFRPC; this comes from the coding sequence ATGAAAAGAAAGCTAAGCCTCGACGATCTGAAGGTGAAAAGTTTTAATACGTCACTTTCTGCAACAAAAGGGGGAACTATTCTCTATCCGGAGCCTACAGGCATCAGAGCAACTGATTGCCAGTGTGTATGGTCTTACATTCAGCCGGAATGTCAGCCAACTAATAATGGCTGTTACAATTCAATATTTCGTCCATGTTGA
- the argH gene encoding argininosuccinate lyase, with protein MKLWDKGYSIEDSIEQYTVGNDRELDMHLAKYDVIGSIAHAKMLQKTGLITQEEGQQLEEGLNAILKEVEEGTFAIQPGVEDVHSQVEMMLTERLGDTGKRIHTARSRNDQVLVDIKLYLRAEVKEMVELIKDLFRTLMAAAEEHKEVLIPGYTHLQAAMPSSFGLWFSAYAEALADDLRLFKAAHGFINQNPLGSGAGYGSSLPIDRSLTTELLGFDSMHVNVVNAQMARGKTELTLAFAMAGLSHTLGKLAMDVCLYNSQNFGFLTFPDELTTGSSIMPHKKNPDVFELMRAKSNRQMALPNEIMMMTNNLPSGYHRDLQLLKDILFPAIQDLKSSLSLCNYMLQRVQVNPTAIHEDKYRYIYSVEEVNKRVMSGVPFREAYQQVGTAINSGNYHPDTSVHHTHEGSINNLRLDLIWEKFEGVG; from the coding sequence ATGAAACTCTGGGACAAAGGATATAGCATAGAGGACAGCATAGAGCAGTACACTGTAGGCAATGACCGCGAACTGGATATGCACCTGGCCAAATACGACGTTATCGGCAGTATCGCGCATGCGAAGATGCTGCAAAAGACGGGTCTGATTACTCAGGAAGAGGGCCAGCAACTGGAAGAGGGACTAAATGCCATTCTTAAAGAAGTGGAGGAAGGCACCTTCGCCATACAGCCGGGTGTGGAGGATGTACACTCTCAGGTGGAAATGATGCTGACGGAGCGCCTCGGCGATACGGGTAAGCGCATCCACACCGCCCGCTCGCGTAATGACCAGGTGCTGGTAGACATAAAGCTTTACCTGCGTGCAGAGGTTAAGGAGATGGTAGAGCTGATAAAAGATCTCTTCCGCACCCTTATGGCCGCTGCGGAGGAGCATAAGGAGGTACTGATCCCCGGTTATACGCACCTGCAGGCTGCTATGCCTTCCAGCTTCGGGCTTTGGTTTTCTGCCTATGCGGAAGCCCTGGCGGATGATCTGCGTCTGTTCAAAGCGGCTCATGGGTTTATCAACCAAAACCCCCTCGGTTCCGGCGCAGGCTACGGCTCTTCCCTACCCATCGACCGCAGCCTGACTACGGAGTTGCTGGGCTTCGACTCGATGCACGTGAATGTGGTAAACGCCCAGATGGCCCGCGGCAAGACGGAACTTACCCTTGCCTTTGCTATGGCCGGCCTCAGCCATACGCTCGGCAAGTTGGCTATGGATGTATGCCTGTACAACAGCCAGAACTTCGGCTTCCTCACCTTCCCCGATGAGCTCACGACCGGCTCCAGCATTATGCCTCACAAGAAAAATCCGGATGTATTCGAACTGATGCGCGCCAAAAGCAACCGCCAGATGGCGCTGCCCAATGAGATCATGATGATGACGAACAACCTGCCCAGCGGCTACCACCGCGACCTGCAGTTGCTCAAAGACATTCTCTTCCCCGCCATCCAGGACCTGAAAAGCAGCCTGAGCCTGTGCAACTACATGCTGCAGCGGGTACAGGTAAACCCCACGGCCATCCACGAGGATAAGTACAGATACATTTACAGTGTGGAAGAAGTGAATAAACGCGTGATGTCCGGCGTACCCTTCCGCGAAGCCTACCAGCAGGTCGGCACCGCCATCAACAGCGGCAACTACCACCCGGACACCTCAGTACACCACACACACGAGGGATCTATCAATAATCTGAGGCTGGATTTGATTTGGGAAAAGTTTGAGGGGGTGGGGTAA